Part of the Scomber japonicus isolate fScoJap1 chromosome 2, fScoJap1.pri, whole genome shotgun sequence genome, CTGTGTTGAGGTCTTTGCGAAGCTGCTCTATCTCCTCAGCATTAGATGCCCTGGCTGCTGCTACATCAGCCATTATTTCCTGGCTCATTCGTTCTCTAACATTGTTGATTTGGTGTCTTAGCTTACTGTTTTCTATGGTCTCCACCTCTAAATGTTCATGGGTAGCGCGTCTCTCCGCCTCCAGCTCAGTGATGGCAGCAGTCATCTCGGTCAGGTGGAGGCTGGCTTCAGGTGAGAACGGTACCCCCTCCTCTTTCAGCTGCTTGTCCAGCTCCTTTAAATGCTCCAGAGCGACCATGACGGCCGGGAACTCGGGGGCGAGGCAAGaggccattttttttttagctttctaTATGTGTTTTGTTGCAGATTTATTTGTCTTGTGCTCGAAGGTGTGTCTGCAGTGTTGACTTCAGTCAGCTTTCCGCCGCCGAGAACTTGTGAGTGTGGTCGCCATGGTAACAATTGCCCCCAACACGAAGGaggagagagcgggagagaaaGCGTGCTACGGTTACGGCGAGCCAGTGACGCCATGACGTTGTTAGCAGTGGCTAGCCATCAAACAAATGGTGACATTGGGGGTCACTAGCTTACTGTAATAAACTCTCACATAAACAAACGACCTCTGTACTTACATGAACCAACACGTGGTCCTACTTAAAGAGCATGTCGACACGTTTTGTCCGGATAAATACTATACATTACCTGCTGGAAGCTTAACAACCGCTTTGTTGCTTACCTGAAAACTGTAACAGCTCctggaaaaaaaaggtgtttagGATCAATTTCCGCTCTCcaaaatatgtgtgtgagagctgaAAACAGTCAGGCTCAGTATGACAGCCAGTAAGTAAAGGCATCCTAGCTCCTGTGTTGCCAGATTTGAAGATTTCACGCAAATCAATTGCAGAGATGTGGGGAAGAGTGTGCTGTACTTTGTCCTAATTGCATTTTCAAGATAGGTCATTGGTCTGTTTTAGTACGATTTAACTCACACTCTCTAACACTACATTTCACCATGAAATATGATGAAAGTCtttcagaattttttttttttcaatttaaacatgaaatacattttctcagttgaaatgtataatatgttAGAATAGTCATTTTAGTCATGTCCACAGGTTTTCACTCAGTCCTGTTACCCTGATACATTCCCCCCTCTTAAAAAATTGGGGCATTCTACAAGTCACATTATCAACAGGAGATAGCACCATGAGTCTCCTGTAAGCCATGAGAAGACCAAAAGTAagttctctgtctctctgtgttttctgtattttgatCATTGTATGACTAAGATTGTCGCTTTCAATGTACAGTTTTCTCCTGGTAGTATTGATGCCATTTGCTACCGCTATGCTAAGACATTCAGTCCTGTTACTGTTCTTATGAGTGATGACTGAAAAAGAGTAACAGATGTCAACACGTTACTTACAGGGAACCAATTGATTAAGTGCTGCAGAAAAGTAGCAGCACTATCGCACACGATGCAATGCCAACccagaaaggagagagacaTACTTAAAGAAGGAGCAGCAGAAATACAGAGAGGACATAGCATCAGGCCAGAAGAAAACAGCCAATAACATAAGTGAGAGGGAAAAGTGCACACGTCGTAAAAAGTGGAGGGAGACTTAAAACAGGATCAAATCCAGGAAAGAGGCCCAGAAACACCCCACCACACCTCCGGACAGCCCTCAGTGGAAGTTCTTTGAGGCAAGCCATGGCAAGGGTGTCCCAGATGGAGTGGGAGAGGCCCTGAAGGGGACGGACAGCTGACAGTTTTGTCAGCAGTGGATCAGATATCCCTGATTCTTCTGTGCTCTTTTCTGTAAGGTGCAAGAGGGATAAAACaaccatgttttgttttgtgaaagAGGAAGCAGTCAACATAGCAGTATCAGAGATGCCCAAGGACGTGCTAGTAGTTTCATCTATGATGGCAGGTAGGACAGCCTGTTAAGTAAAGGAGTATCCTGTGGCGCCAGTCTTGAAGATTCATGAAAATAGTGATGGGTTTCTGCTCATTTCCAGAGAGTAAAACAAGTAAAAGCACTTGAACTGTCATTTTTGATTTCATCTACCTCTTTTTAATTGCTCTGTACAAAACGTTCTGCCAAATGAATCAATGTAATGCCACATACACAGCTCTGACTTCTCTCTTTAGGTGGGAAATCGCATCACAACACGATTGAAGCAGCTCTAACACTGGAGCTGCTTCAATCATCAAATCAGAGGACTACAAAGATTATTTGGACTGGTGAGCACAACTAACCCCAAGCATACGTGTCACCaatcagagaaaaacaaaagaaacattagaaaaaaacacaatgtaataatgtgaaaaaaatacaatgttaCAATACATTAAATGAAACATTCATACAACCACCAAACTCtcaagaatataaatataacacgTGGATTAAGTCAAATAAGAAAGGTAAATTAAGGGGGGAGAGTGTAAATTTGTCagtatttaaattcaaatttaaatatttgcaaCATCAACCTTTAGGACATGAAACAAATATATGAGCAGCATTTGAATAATATTTGTGCTGGAGGTTTGTGCAGGTTGGTATATTGACATCAGGATCTGGCAACCCTGCCAGTCGCAGTGTGTTGTCGTTGGTCCGCATATAAAGACGTAGGGAACATAGAAACAGAGCAGATAGAAGGAGTATACAAACACTGAAGTCCAGTGTGTTTTATAATGAAAGCCATTTGAGAGTATAGTTGTAGCTTTAGTCACAACTTTAGCATTGGCATGTATCCTACGAATTAGAATACACAACTTTAACATTTTTCTATCTCAAAAGCGTAAAGTTTAATTACAGAGTTTTGCGCCGATCATAAGGAGAATAAGTGTGCGACGTTTTTCCACACTGCACATTGTCATCATCAACATTTCACCATGACATGCCTACAATAAACTGCATCCTAGAGATCTGTGTTATTTCCCATGCGCTGTCCTCTCTATGCACACAATGTCTTGCAGCGAGGCTGCAGCCCGCGGACAGCCAGCCtgcagaaaagcagaaacagGGCCACACAAACATGGATCTCATCAGCAAACCAAGAAGCAAGTCTATCGTGTGGATGTATTTCGGCCTGAAAGCGGATGAGAAGGGACAGCCACTGAACTCCGGCGAGGCAATTTGTCGATTGTGCCGAAAAATTGTGCTCGCCAAAGGTGGAAACACTACGAATTTAAGAAGTCACCTGAGACGTCGACACCGTGCTGATTTTTTCGAGACTGCTTCCTCCACGACCTCCGGAGCTTTGTTTGAGACTCAAGGTGATTTACTACCAAATTCACTGCTTTCACTGCAAGTGTTTTATATCTAAAGTGTACTGTGGGTCTTGTTGCATTCATTGACTACCATTGTAACTAGGCTACTACATGCACCCATTCCCCAAAGTCTTGACAACATGCAGACACTACAATGGGTGTTTATAAAGTTACATTTAAATAGAGAGTAGTCAGAAGTgcaaaaataaatcagtaaCTGAGCATGATgctgtgatagtagatgtttgcAACACTTTAGTGGTATGGTAAATTCTATTTTGCAGAATATCCCATGTTGGCACACAGTGTATTTATAATGTTAGCCTATATGAATGTTTAACTTATGTCAACCATGCACTATGATGTCAAATTTAAAGAGCGGATCATTACACTTGCCCACAGCTGGAGTAACATCTGTTAGTAAGAAATAACAGTTGAAATGCGTCTTTTTCTTAGTTGTCTAATAACAAATTAATTCATGCAATAATGTAATTTACATTTCATATTGTGGAGCAATAATAAACTGCACACTATATAAcactattacatttttaaccacTTAAGAAACGATCGTACGCATGCGCATGTGAGGAGCCAACGACAAGTGCTATACAAGTCATGTTTACGGCAGTCTTATACCtctgctgttgccatggcatcAGCTAAACATCATTCATGCAGTCCGGTGTAAGGAGCTAAAGGTACCATTAggggacatttttgttttaaaatacgAATTGTTAAGTGAGGTGCTGCTACTGCCCCGGTGTAATGATGTGTCGTTAATAAGAGCTCTATAGTGGCCTGGCAGAGCCGCCATTTTAGCCTTTTAAACCCCCCCTTTCATAACAAGCTGGCCTGGCTGTTCAATACAAGCTGATAATGACTGTGGTATAATCCGCGTATTGCACCGGAACCGAACTACTGTCGCGGTATCACTCCGCTGTGTTTACATGAGCAAATCCTACCACCTTTACATTCATTATAAAGACACAGCTCTGTCAGGATGGATGCAGACCAGCTGTTTGAAGCTGATATGACAACTAAGGAGGAGGTTATactgaaagaagaagatgaggagcaagaagaggaagagtgtgAGATAAATACCACTGACATTTCCAGACATGCAATGGTGTCAGACTTGGAGCTGGATgaacttgaggacaacaggaatgAAATCAGTAAGGTTACAAAGAAGCAGACAACATGGGCTGTGAACTGCTTTGTTGACTGGCTGGAGTCCCAGGGCCTCCAGGTGGACCTGAGGGCTTTGAAGAAAACTGAGCTAAACAGCTTGCTGAGACACTTTTATGGTTCAGTGCGCAACAGCAAAGGCGAGCTGTATGGGATTGCGAGTTACATCGCACTGAGAGCTGGAATTAACCGTTACTTCAAAGAGCATCCCGTCAGCCGGCCTGTGTGCTTGATGAGAGATGCCGAATTCACCTCAGCCAACAAGGTATTCATGGGAATGCTCAAGAGAATTAGGAGGTCAGGTCGAGATATAACATCACACCACCAGCCGCTGTCAGCTGATGATGTCCGCATCCTCAGACACTCACATGTCATGGACACCAGCACTCCAAGGGGACTTCTTAACAGGGTCTGGTTTGATATACAAGTATATTTTGGTCGTAGAGGCAAGCAGGCCAACAGGAATTTGAAGCCAGATTCATTTGTAATCagaaaagatgagagaggaCTGAGATATTGCACTTTATCCTTCGGGGATGAGAAAAAGTTTCATAACGAGAAGGATCGATGTTCTATGGTTGAGAAGCCAGGGAGTGAATTCTGTCCCATTACTTCTCTTTTAAAGTACCTCAGCAAGCTCCCATCCAACGCAGCTGCCCTGTACTTACAGCCTAAAAAGGAGCTAACAGATAAGATGTGGTACAGCCACGTCCCCTTAGGAGTCAATTATCTGGGCTCAATGCTGGCTCGAATGTGTAAAGAAGCTGGCACATCAGTCATCTACACCAATCACTGCATCAGGAGCACACCCTTTCACCAACTGTGTGACACAGGCCTGGACAAGAGAGACATATCTGTTATTCACAGGTAAGATAAGTGTATTGATGTGCTGCCATCTTATTTTGCTCGTATCACATTAAAGCTggtaaaattatatttaaatgtaatctttAACACAGGTCTGAAAGCTCCCTCAGGAGTCACCAGACGCCAACCCTCAGGAGATGTAAGCAGTGGAGTGAGACATTGCCAGAGAGAGATTCAGCTGGCCCAGCAGGTCTGCCACCAGACAAGTGGGCACCCCTAACAGAAGTACACTCAAGTACACACAATTTGCACAAGTGCTGCAATGGATTCATTATTGCAGTAATTACATTCCAAGTGAATTATGTAGATAAATGTCTGAGTGTGAAACTCTGAGTGAACTGACATGAAAATGGATGTTGAAAGATACTAAAGACAAATTGATTATTCTTGGTGGaggaacaaaataaaatgatcaaaacaaACTCAAAGCTTTTGTCTCTGCTGTAAATAACTGATGTTTAGAATGTGTTTTGGTTACTATAATGTCACTCACATACTTATGCTGACATCCTCAGAAGGTCTTGTGTTTATAATTTCTTGTGTTGCTTAATTTCTTGTGTTACTTAAGAAAAGCAACACTAAACATTGACCATGAAGTCCTCCTTTGGACCGTCAGTAATAACATCTCACCTTATTTTCACATGTGACTAGttatgtctttattttacaggtttgGATTTAAACCATGAGGAATTTTTTGAGGATGTTCCGTTTCTTCAGACTGCTGCAAACCAGAACTATGTCCCAGATGCTGTGCTGCCGCCTGGAGAGCCGTGGCTCCATGGCAGCCCCACCCGAGCGGTGCTTTCTCTGCCTTcctgtctgtgcctgtgtgggGTTGCTGGGTCTGAACTATCTTGTCCTGGATCCTCTGGCGAGGACCAGATGGGAGAGATGAAGGTGTACGCCAAGTGTCACCTTCAGCAGGGCGTAATGTTTGGACCCTATGTAGGAGAAGTGTGCAGGGCACAAATGCCTACCAACCTCAAATATGCCTGGGCTGTGAGTAGTCTAATCCTTACAGAATAATAAAGTGCAGATGATGTTTATAATATAGAGGCAGTTTAAAGTTGCATAAAATTGcataaaatatgttgttttgttctcATCTCCAGATCAGGGATGATGCTGCTTTTGTGTATGTCGATGCTTCTGATGAAAACAGATCTAACTGGATGAGGTGGGCACATCTTACCATCCCTTTCACTTCACTTCTTTTATAATGTGCTCCAACATTCAGTCACTTTGTTGGTCACAGTTACATACTGTACGTGCTTTCTTTCTATTTCAGATATGTAACATACACCAGCAGGGAGGAGGAACACAACCTGGTCGTTTTCCAGTTTTACCGTCACATCTACTACAGGGTCACCCAGCCCATCACAGAGGGAGCGGAGCTCAGGGTCTGGATCGGCAAGGACTATGCCACCCTGCTGGGCCTTGGGATGGGTGAGTCTTATTCCATTAAGTGATACATTACTGTCATGTTGTAGATGCAGGCTACTAAATTATGATTATTCCCTTTGTGAACTTAAAGTGGCTGGAAtcaatacttcttttttttataaaaacaatCTGTGAAGGTGGGTAATGCCAAAGGCATCgcttgtagtgatgaacctactGACACCTGATTCTGCTGCTCCCTTGCAGCAGGAACATGATGTCAGAGTAAAAGCTCTTAAAGACCTattgtacactacctgctcagcaccaaacagcaacaGACAGTTAACTGTAGACTTgatggtgaacacagtggagcttTTAGTAGCTAGATATTTGGACACGTCAAATAGAGGTAAAGGAgaatgaatattggacttacattcagcaggtggatagaaacacgactccaaatgaatgatgatgtttcTCTCAAACTGCtgtttgtgtaaataaaaaaacattttctaacaggttagaaaaaacaacatctaacaactctgctgcccccaagtggtaaaaatcagcattaaatcaggtttaaagtccaactgaaatcacatttcatttcaagttATTTTTGCATCCAAAAATAATGCCAGTGTTATTTTGAACTTAGTATTAAtagtttattgttatttaaaaggaaaggaaagggaaggggtGGATTGgtgtgtgattgacagcagcGGGCAGGCTGAGCCCTGGCAGACAAATGAGCGACAAAGTAAACACGCTTGCACTGAGGATAGTTACAGGCTATTCAATAATATTCATCCCTCGAGAGTCAGTTTGATCAATTTATTTACACTAGGCCTGGGTGATAAACCAATAGTGATATGTTGAGGCAACAGACACGTCATCAAAAGCGATAAGAAAAGTGTTCAATAGAATGTTCAATAGTTTTACTTGAATGTATTAGATACAAACCTCAATGAAAGCACATAACAAATATGCAAAGTTTGGTTACATAAACAAACCCCAAATGTGCCCCTTCCCTGGCTCATAAACAGCCTATTATACAGTGATATATATTTAGTTCTCAGTGTAAACATATTTTGTATAGGCGAGACAGTAAAGGTTTGAATCAAAACTTAAGAATCAACGGAAGGAAAAGTCAATAACCAATGGTAACGTGACTGACATTGAAATTCCGTGGATCCAAATGTACCAGGTATAGAAAAAATGGTGGTTGAAGCTAATTCAGATGGCACAATCAACATCTTCTGCTCTCCCCCATCAACTCTCACTTGAAGCCAGTCATCACAAAGAAGAAGTATGAATCTAACAGTAACATTGACAGCAGTAATGGCAGCTTAGACATCTTTGCAGCAATCTGGAAACTTTCCAACAAACATGACGACACATTCTGAAAGATTTTCAGTGAACAGATGCAATTTCTGAACAAGCTGAGAAACTGTCCTCTACAAGTTGAACAACTTCTTGTTGATGTTGATTGACATAAAGAAATTCTGAAGCACACAGAGTTAGAGATTGAAGTGAACACTACGGTTGGAGCTGGGCTTTGAAGTTACACTGATTGAAAGAGGAGGCCAATGAAGATGTGAGAAAAGTGGTAATTGATGTTGAATATGGTGCTCCTGGGCCTCATGAATATCTGGAGGAGGGTGTTGATATTGCTGATCATccaagaagaaaagaaggatatATCCCACTGATCTATTATCATCTTGTTTGCACTCCACCGTCTCTGCGATGCTGTGTGGGAAGCACTAAAGGCTGCAAGTTTCTGCAGCTACAGCGATACTGTCTTTAGAGGATAGAGTGGCAAGAGACAAGCtcgggaggaagggaaaaagttTCCTTCCTTGGCACTTCTGCTCTGATCCATGGGGGAAAATTGCTTTATTCCTAACAAAGTCAAAGAAgttaatttcaacattttacaaaacaatatttaatgtgAATTCTATAATCTCCAGATATGAGGATGTTATAATTCTTTATTTTGTGGACATGCTGGTGAAACAGCTATCCATTTATTCTTTTAGTGTAAAATAACTGACATTTTGGTCTGATTTAAATTCTCATGTTTTCAATATGACTAATGTTACTCACTGTTTTACTCTGAAATATGTCATTTGTTAGTATGACTATATGAGTAACACATCTCCAAACCATATGATTTTttcattggaaaaaaaaatctttattcataaacaAGTAATTAAgttcccctgtccttccttttcccctttcttttctttatttatctcTCATTGCACTGGTTTGTTTCGTTTTCATCCTTTATTTTGTTGTGCACTTGTTTGGGCCTGACGTAATATGACGTcactttccccttttttttcctctgctgaataaagttttgtttgacaaaaaaaaaaaagtacccgGTTGTAACACCGCGGAGAACAACAGAAACAACGTGGAGTTTTAAGGATGAGTGCAGACGGGGAGGAGATAGTTGACAAAAAAAGAGATCCCCGCTCGTCAGTCTGgaagttttttgggttttttaagTCTGACATCCAGCAGAACACGGTTGTGTGTAAACTGTGCAGGAGAAAGGTCCAGACCAAAGGCGGGAATACCACAAACTTATTTAACCACCTGGGCCGCTCTCATCCCCTGGAGTACGAAACATGTCGCCAGTCACGAATACAATCCACATCTGCAACATCTGCAGAAAAAACCCACAAACAATCCACTACAAAGAGATACTCTGCAATAAAACAGTTTGACAGTTGCCAAGGTGaggttattattattctttattttttattattgtgttaacATGGAAGTCGTTACCTGTGTGCCTTAATAAATAAAGTGGTtaaaataattcactttttttctctgtccctttattttaaaaaataagtcattaaaatacaaattctCGATATCAACTGACAGTAACATTTTATTGTGGTAAGTTTTCAGCTATGGGGTTATCCCTAAATGATATCAATACAAATTAAAAGTACAAGGACAGTGTTAACAGGGGCGGAGCTAGGGGGTTGCTTTTAGGGCTGAAGCTCCCAATGCAGATGTATACCAAATGTATGGTTAAAGTCACTTTTTTATGAACAATGacttcaaccagctgctgactgtaTCTGAGTGAGTTTATAACAGTATGACAGAGTGAAATGCAATTAAATATGACTAatatctttgttttccttttgatatttatttctatgtgaaatgtttttgtaaaatTGTTAATACGTACCAAAATGAATCACTACTACTACCAATGTTTGCAGTAGttaattattagttattaaaatatatatcaaatacACAACTATTACTATGGCTAATGTTAATCCAGAGCTGGTCAACAATATCCATCATCAGAAAGTAACACATTATGTCATACTCTACATTGTTATTAATGTTGTTAAAGACCATACCAGCCCCTGAACGGACAGAAGTGATATCAGCAGGTATGTTTACAGCTAAtgaatgtgctgcagctgaacaACTAATTAGCTATTAAACGATGGCCTCCTAACTTATGTTAGCAGTGCTTTTTTCTCTGGTGAATGTTTGTTGGCTTTTTTAACAAGCTAAGCTGCAGGACAAGATGGGTGTTCATGTGTGTAAGTTGGATAAGAAAGAGACATTGGCAGGAAAGCTGGTGTGTGGGTTATTGTTCAGAGTGTGTTGCTCCTGTAATGGGAGCAGGTTAATGTCTGGGTGTTAATGAATGAGACAGCACAGTCGACACAAAGATATTAAATGTAGTATgtagttttttaaaactgtataaCTGTAACTCATTAGCTtgctaaaataaatcaatactcTGTGCATCTGTTTTTGGTGGGGGTTACAGGTGAGAATGTGAAGTGTGAAGTTGGAGACAAGGAGACGGTTCTGAGGCTCCTGCAGGACATCCAGTTGGTCACCCTCCCAGAACCCAGCAGCTCCTCCCTTTGGTCAGACCACAGCCAGTCACAGAGCCCCATGCCTATTATCAACGACGTAACCACCATGTCACACCCCGACGCCGTTAATGATTTGGGAGCCATTTCTGCCTCTGCCCT contains:
- the LOC128370300 gene encoding uncharacterized protein LOC128370300 gives rise to the protein MDADQLFEADMTTKEEVILKEEDEEQEEEECEINTTDISRHAMVSDLELDELEDNRNEISKVTKKQTTWAVNCFVDWLESQGLQVDLRALKKTELNSLLRHFYGSVRNSKGELYGIASYIALRAGINRYFKEHPVSRPVCLMRDAEFTSANKVFMGMLKRIRRSGRDITSHHQPLSADDVRILRHSHVMDTSTPRGLLNRVWFDIQVYFGRRGKQANRNLKPDSFVIRKDERGLRYCTLSFGDEKKFHNEKDRCSMVEKPGSEFCPITSLLKYLSKLPSNAAALYLQPKKELTDKMWYSHVPLGVNYLGSMLARMCKEAGTSVIYTNHCIRSTPFHQLCDTGLDKRDISVIHRSESSLRSHQTPTLRRCKQWSETLPERDSAGPAGLPPDKWAPLTEVHSSTHNLHKCCNGFIIAVITFQVNYVDKCLSVKL